The following are encoded in a window of Peromyscus eremicus chromosome 12, PerEre_H2_v1, whole genome shotgun sequence genomic DNA:
- the LOC131922858 gene encoding keratin-associated protein 16-3 isoform X1 yields MSYYSGYYGGLGYGYGGFGGLGYGYGGYGCGCNSIQRLGCGCGYGGYGYGSGYGGYGYGSGYGGYGYGSGYGGYGYGCCRPSCCGGYGFSSFY; encoded by the exons ATGAGCTACTACAGTGGATATTATGGAGGCCTGGGCTACGGCTATGGTGGCTTTGGAGGCCTGGGCTATGGCTATGGAGGCTATGGCTGTGGATGTAACAGCATCCAGAGACTGGGCTGTGGCTGTGGTTATGGAGGCTATGGATATGGCTCTGGCTATGGAGGCTATGGATATGGCTCTGGCTATGGAG GCTATGGATATGGCTCTGGCTATGGAGGCTATGGATATGGATGCTGCCGCCCTTCATGCTGTGGAGGGTATGGGTTCTCCAGCTTCTACTGA
- the LOC131922858 gene encoding keratin-associated protein 16-3 isoform X3 codes for MSYYSGYYGGLGYGYGGFGGLGYGCGCGYGSYGYGSGYGGYGYGSGYGGYGYGCCRPSCCGGYGFSSFY; via the exons ATGAGTTACTACAGTGGCTACTACGGAGGCCTGGGCTATGGCTATGGAGGCTTCGGGGGCCTGGGCTATG GCTGTGGCTGTGGTTATGGAAGCTATGGCTATGGTTCTGGCTATGGAGGCTATGGATATGGCTCTGGCTATGGAGGCTATGGATATGGATGCTGCCGCCCTTCATGCTGTGGAGGGTATGGGTTCTCCAGCTTCTACTGA
- the LOC131922858 gene encoding keratin-associated protein 19-8 isoform X4 — translation MSYYSGYYGGLGYGYGGFGGLGYGYGGYGCGCNSIRRLGCGCGYGSYGYGCCRPSCCGGYGFSSFY, via the exons ATGAGTTACTACAGTGGCTACTACGGAGGCCTGGGCTATGGCTATGGAGGCTTCGGGGGCCTGGGCTATGGCTATGGAGGCTATGGCTGTGGATGTAACAGCATCCGCAGACTAGGCTGTGGCTGTGGTTATGGAA GCTATGGATATGGATGCTGCCGCCCTTCATGCTGTGGAGGGTATGGGTTCTCCAGCTTCTACTGA
- the LOC131922858 gene encoding keratin-associated protein 19-3 isoform X2, translating to MSYYSGYYGGLGYGYGGFGGLGYGYGGYGCGCNSIRRLGCGCGYGSYGYGSGYGGYGYGSGYGGYGYGCCRPSCCGGYGFSSFY from the coding sequence ATGAGTTACTACAGTGGCTACTACGGAGGCCTGGGCTATGGCTATGGAGGCTTCGGGGGCCTGGGCTATGGCTATGGAGGCTATGGCTGTGGATGTAACAGCATCCGCAGACTAGGCTGTGGCTGTGGTTATGGAAGCTATGGCTATGGTTCTGGCTATGGAGGCTATGGATATGGCTCTGGCTATGGAGGCTATGGATATGGATGCTGCCGCCCTTCATGCTGTGGAGGGTATGGGTTCTCCAGCTTCTACTGA